The Aureimonas mangrovi genome includes a region encoding these proteins:
- a CDS encoding polyprenyl synthetase family protein, whose translation MNAEPTTSLDATRRRIQARLETLIPEAEPAAMTLAMREALLAPGKRLRPLMTAIVAQDLGGDPQAAVDIGCAIEMVHAASLILDDLPCMDDAELRRGEPALHRRHGEDIAVLAAVSLLSDAYGLVAAQASLDAAARVECVAILSRAVGLRGLVGGQFQDLREGQRERALSQILETNALKTGSLFRAAVEAGAIVAGAQAAREPLSDFAQELGHAFQLLDDLLDKAPDARVSGKNPGQDAGKSTVVALIGRPPAEKRIERHVAQAHIHLAAVFGPDSRLAGLVDSIVEPFRGTVLNAAPRDGEARALSPAMER comes from the coding sequence ATGAACGCCGAGCCGACAACCAGCCTCGACGCGACGAGGCGCCGCATCCAGGCCCGGCTCGAGACGCTGATACCCGAGGCAGAGCCGGCTGCGATGACGCTCGCCATGCGCGAGGCGCTTCTGGCGCCGGGCAAGCGCCTGCGTCCGCTGATGACGGCGATCGTCGCGCAGGATCTAGGCGGCGACCCGCAGGCGGCGGTGGATATCGGCTGCGCGATCGAGATGGTCCACGCCGCCTCCCTGATCCTCGACGACCTTCCCTGCATGGACGATGCCGAGCTTCGGCGCGGCGAGCCGGCGCTGCATCGCCGCCACGGCGAGGATATCGCGGTGCTGGCCGCCGTCTCGCTTCTGTCGGACGCTTACGGCCTCGTCGCGGCACAGGCCTCGCTCGACGCCGCCGCTCGGGTGGAGTGCGTCGCCATCCTCTCGCGCGCCGTCGGCCTACGCGGGCTCGTCGGCGGTCAGTTCCAGGATCTTCGCGAAGGCCAGCGCGAGCGGGCCCTGTCGCAGATCTTGGAGACGAACGCGCTCAAGACCGGCTCGCTCTTTCGCGCCGCGGTGGAAGCGGGCGCCATCGTGGCGGGGGCGCAGGCTGCCAGAGAGCCCCTCTCCGATTTCGCCCAGGAACTCGGGCACGCCTTCCAGCTTCTGGACGATCTGCTCGACAAGGCTCCGGATGCCCGCGTCAGCGGGAAGAACCCCGGCCAGGATGCAGGCAAGTCCACCGTCGTCGCCCTGATAGGGCGGCCGCCGGCCGAAAAGCGGATTGAACGCCACGTCGCACAGGCGCATATCCACCTCGCGGCCGTGTTCGGCCCCGATAGCCGTCTGGCGGGCCTGGTGGACTCCATTGTGGAGCCGTTCCGCGGCACGGTGCTGAACGCGGCGCCGCGAGACGGCGAGGCACGCGCGCTGAGCCCGGCGATGGAGCGTTGA
- a CDS encoding phytoene/squalene synthase family protein — MAERDIEAFSAASIAVGSKSFAAAARLFDARTRRSVIMLYAWCRHCDDVVDGQEAGSAERVPDTRSPQERIAALRRDTALAFEGSTQGLHPSFAALASVVREHDIQRSLCEEHLAGFEMDVEGRTYETLDDLMLYCWRVAGVVGVMMARIMGVSDAATLDRAADLGLAFQLTNIARDVVDDARAGRVYVPLQWLREEGLAPADLTDPAHAGGIARLRERLVIAADEYYFSARVGIDALPRRSAWAIGTAWGVYRTIGVKLVQRGEAAFGERISTRKSEKAAQMLEGARMALFRGGGADPRDPDLWTRPR, encoded by the coding sequence ATGGCTGAGCGCGACATCGAGGCCTTCTCGGCCGCCTCCATAGCGGTCGGTTCCAAGAGCTTCGCGGCCGCCGCGCGTCTGTTCGACGCGAGGACGCGGCGCAGCGTCATCATGCTCTATGCGTGGTGCCGGCACTGCGACGACGTCGTGGACGGGCAGGAGGCGGGCTCGGCCGAGCGCGTTCCGGATACGCGTTCACCGCAGGAGCGCATCGCTGCGCTGCGGCGCGACACCGCGCTCGCCTTCGAGGGGAGCACGCAAGGGCTGCACCCGTCCTTCGCCGCGCTGGCATCGGTCGTGCGGGAGCACGACATTCAGCGCTCGCTCTGCGAGGAGCATCTCGCCGGCTTCGAGATGGATGTCGAGGGCCGCACATACGAAACGCTCGACGACCTTATGCTTTACTGCTGGCGAGTGGCCGGCGTCGTCGGCGTGATGATGGCGCGCATCATGGGGGTGTCGGACGCGGCGACGCTCGACCGGGCGGCCGATCTCGGCCTCGCCTTCCAACTCACCAACATCGCGCGGGACGTGGTGGACGATGCGCGGGCCGGCCGCGTCTACGTGCCGCTCCAATGGCTGCGCGAGGAGGGGCTGGCCCCCGCCGACCTCACCGACCCCGCCCACGCGGGGGGCATCGCGCGCCTGCGCGAACGGCTCGTGATCGCGGCCGACGAATACTACTTCTCGGCGCGCGTCGGCATCGACGCTCTTCCACGCCGTTCGGCCTGGGCGATCGGCACGGCATGGGGCGTGTATCGCACGATCGGCGTCAAGCTCGTCCAGCGCGGCGAGGCGGCTTTCGGCGAGCGCATCTCGACGCGCAAGAGCGAAAAGGCCGCGCAGATGCTGGAAGGCGCGCGGATGGCGCTGTTCAGGGGCGGCGGCGCCGATCCTCGCGACCCGGACCTCTGGACCCGCCCGCGCTGA
- the fni gene encoding type 2 isopentenyl-diphosphate Delta-isomerase — protein sequence MSRARDDSPPSGIAARKSDHLDIAMRAGQGPRAETGFAAIRFEHVALPEIDLDAIDLSTEFLGRRLQAPLLISSMTGGPERAGRINARLAEVAQALGIAFAVGSQRIAVEGRGASGLGRELRALAPSVPILANVGGAQLTRPGGEELARAAIDMIGADALIVHLNPLQEALQPEGDRDWRGVLAALQRLARSMPVPLVAKEVGAGLSGAVARRLVDAGVSVIDVAGAGGTSWAAIEAERITDPDRKRVAIAFADWGIPTAQAISTVRTACPRATVIGSGGVRTGIDAAKALRLGADLVGQAGASLAAADRSSEATLAHFQAMIEELRVACFCTGSPDLAALKKAPLLP from the coding sequence TTGAGCCGCGCGCGGGACGACTCGCCGCCATCGGGGATCGCGGCGCGCAAGAGCGATCATCTCGACATCGCCATGCGCGCAGGCCAGGGACCACGCGCCGAGACCGGCTTTGCGGCAATCCGCTTCGAGCATGTCGCGCTTCCCGAGATCGACCTCGACGCGATCGATCTTTCCACGGAATTTCTGGGTCGCCGCCTCCAGGCGCCGCTGCTCATCTCCTCGATGACGGGCGGACCGGAGCGGGCGGGAAGAATCAACGCCCGGCTGGCCGAAGTCGCGCAGGCGCTCGGGATCGCTTTCGCCGTCGGCTCGCAGCGCATCGCGGTCGAGGGCAGGGGCGCCTCGGGCCTGGGCCGCGAACTCCGGGCGCTCGCGCCCTCGGTGCCGATCCTCGCCAATGTAGGCGGCGCGCAACTCACACGGCCGGGCGGCGAGGAACTGGCGCGCGCGGCCATCGACATGATCGGTGCGGACGCGCTCATCGTCCACCTGAACCCCTTGCAGGAAGCCTTGCAGCCGGAGGGCGACCGCGACTGGCGCGGGGTGCTGGCGGCCCTGCAGCGGCTGGCTCGCTCGATGCCCGTACCGCTGGTCGCCAAGGAGGTGGGCGCGGGCCTTTCGGGCGCGGTGGCACGTCGCCTCGTCGATGCCGGCGTGTCGGTGATCGATGTGGCGGGCGCCGGCGGCACGAGCTGGGCCGCGATCGAAGCCGAGCGCATCACCGATCCCGATCGCAAGCGCGTCGCGATCGCCTTTGCCGACTGGGGCATCCCGACCGCACAGGCCATCTCTACGGTGCGCACGGCCTGCCCTCGGGCGACCGTGATCGGGTCGGGCGGGGTTCGCACCGGGATCGATGCGGCCAAGGCGCTGCGCCTTGGCGCCGACCTCGTCGGGCAGGCGGGTGCGAGCCTTGCCGCCGCCGACCGTTCGAGCGAAGCGACGCTCGCCCATTTCCAGGCTATGATCGAGGAGCTTCGCGTCGCCTGCTTCTGCACCGGCTCGCCGGACCTCGCGGCGTTGAAAAAGGCGCCTCTTCTGCCCTGA
- a CDS encoding DUF2585 family protein → MSRLAPSIDVDGRPAFAERLGTQIFLGASIVSALALWLAAVGRPLLCPCGTVALFISDVNSPQTSQQFADWYSLLHIVFGFGLWLVLDRIRPHWSVGQKLLVALASSAVWEAVENMPPVIEIFGNAPGTPPYAGDSILNAVSDTLFVAIGFYAARALPLPAVIALAIAFELFVWRMADDSYTLGTLRLISAAL, encoded by the coding sequence ATGAGCCGCCTCGCTCCCTCCATCGACGTTGATGGACGCCCTGCATTCGCCGAACGGCTTGGTACGCAGATCTTCCTCGGCGCTTCGATCGTCTCAGCACTTGCGCTCTGGCTCGCTGCGGTCGGCCGTCCGCTGCTCTGTCCGTGCGGCACCGTGGCCCTTTTCATCTCCGACGTGAACTCGCCCCAGACATCGCAGCAGTTCGCCGACTGGTACTCGCTTCTTCACATCGTTTTCGGCTTCGGCCTCTGGTTGGTGCTTGATCGGATCAGGCCTCACTGGTCGGTTGGCCAGAAGCTGCTCGTCGCTCTCGCCTCCTCGGCGGTGTGGGAAGCGGTCGAGAACATGCCGCCGGTGATCGAAATCTTTGGCAACGCTCCCGGCACACCGCCCTATGCGGGGGATTCGATCCTCAACGCGGTCTCGGACACGCTGTTCGTCGCGATCGGCTTCTACGCGGCTCGAGCGCTTCCCCTTCCGGCCGTCATCGCCCTCGCGATCGCCTTCGAGCTCTTCGTCTGGCGAATGGCCGACGACAGCTACACGCTCGGTACGCTGCGGCTGATCTCCGCCGCGCTGTGA
- a CDS encoding glycosyltransferase yields the protein MTHFALICPPLPSHIRVFRTLGATLVARGHHVTLLLPEGAERETHAGPVQTVTFGAQAGRKACLALREGARHPTGALGVLRTVRDSARLTAILCESGPDILSRIGADAVLADQMEPAGGLIARHLGLPYLSIASALPIEREPALPPPFLDWPYDPSPDGLKRSRGAERVTRFVLRRQRRVIEDMALRFGLPGIAMLEDCISPLATISQTVAAFDFPRAAAPRLHAVGPIRKETVPDVRLPFAYDPNRPLVYCSFGTLQGHRLAMFQIVAKAAAALDMQLVIAHCGGLSEAEAASLDAHHVAAHLPERAVLKAADICVTHGGLNTVMDALGAGVPLLVLPIAFDQPGIAARVEHHGVGLKLSRVHLSERTARSSLRRLIVEKGFGERARALGSRIGAGGGARLAADIIESQTIGARAPAGELLA from the coding sequence ATGACGCATTTCGCACTGATCTGTCCGCCGCTCCCCAGTCACATTCGCGTCTTCCGCACGCTGGGTGCGACGCTCGTCGCCCGTGGCCACCACGTGACATTGCTGCTTCCGGAGGGCGCCGAACGGGAAACACACGCCGGCCCGGTACAGACCGTGACTTTCGGCGCGCAGGCCGGACGCAAGGCGTGTCTTGCGCTGCGCGAAGGCGCAAGACACCCGACTGGCGCGCTCGGTGTGCTGCGCACAGTGCGTGATTCGGCGCGGCTCACCGCGATCCTGTGCGAAAGCGGGCCAGACATCTTGTCGCGGATCGGCGCGGACGCCGTTCTGGCAGACCAGATGGAGCCGGCCGGTGGTCTCATCGCGCGACATCTCGGGCTGCCTTACCTGTCGATCGCCTCCGCCCTGCCCATCGAGCGAGAACCAGCCCTGCCGCCGCCTTTTCTAGACTGGCCCTACGATCCGAGCCCGGACGGGTTGAAGCGCAGCCGTGGCGCGGAGCGTGTCACCCGTTTCGTGCTGCGGCGCCAGCGCCGCGTGATCGAGGACATGGCACTGCGTTTCGGACTGCCGGGCATTGCGATGCTGGAGGACTGCATCTCGCCGCTCGCGACGATCTCGCAGACCGTCGCCGCCTTCGACTTCCCGCGCGCCGCCGCACCTCGGCTGCATGCCGTCGGGCCGATCCGCAAGGAGACGGTGCCGGATGTACGTTTGCCCTTCGCGTATGACCCCAACCGTCCGCTCGTCTATTGCTCTTTCGGTACGCTGCAGGGTCATCGCCTCGCGATGTTCCAGATCGTCGCGAAGGCCGCAGCCGCGCTCGACATGCAACTGGTGATCGCCCATTGCGGCGGCCTGTCCGAAGCGGAGGCCGCAAGCCTCGACGCGCATCACGTCGCCGCGCATCTTCCCGAGCGTGCCGTCCTGAAAGCGGCGGACATCTGCGTGACGCATGGCGGGCTGAATACCGTGATGGACGCGCTCGGCGCCGGCGTGCCGCTCCTCGTCCTGCCGATCGCCTTCGACCAACCGGGCATCGCTGCCCGCGTCGAGCATCACGGCGTCGGCCTGAAGCTCTCCCGCGTCCATTTGTCCGAACGCACCGCGCGCTCTTCCCTTCGCCGCCTGATCGTCGAAAAAGGGTTCGGTGAGCGCGCCCGCGCGCTGGGATCCCGGATCGGGGCAGGGGGAGGTGCGAGATTGGCGGCCGACATCATCGAGAGTCAAACGATCGGCGCGCGAGCGCCCGCTGGCGAATTGCTGGCGTGA
- a CDS encoding phytoene desaturase, translating into MQNDKPRTAIVIGSGLGGLSLAIRLQAAGIATTLLEKRDKPGGRAYVYQDEGFTFDAGPTVITDPSALEELFTAAGATLSDYVTLLPVNPFYRLCWEDGTVFDYANDQSEMDRQILALNPKDVEGYRRFLDYSRAVFEEGYLKLGAVPFLHFRDMVRAGPQLMKLQAWRSVYSKVSQYIEEEHLRQAFSFHSLLVGGNPFATSSIYALIHALEREWGVWFPKGGTGALVAGMVKLFQDIGGTFEMNAEVAAIDVEDSRAEGVRLKDGRHFTADLVASNADVVHTYAGLLAHKPRGRETARALKRKRFSMSLFVLYFGLSKHQSQLAHHTVLFGPRYRPLIDEIFKGPKLATDFSLYLHSPCATDPSLAPDGMGSYYVLSPVPHLGSADIDWAREGPHYRERVFDYLEARYMPNLRRDLVTHRIFTPFDFRDELNAHLGSAFSLDPVLTQSAWFRTHNRDDEIRNLYFVGAGTHPGAGVPGVVASAKATAGLILGDG; encoded by the coding sequence ATGCAGAACGACAAGCCAAGGACGGCGATCGTCATCGGCTCGGGCCTCGGCGGACTGTCTCTCGCCATCCGCCTTCAGGCGGCCGGCATTGCGACGACGCTTCTTGAGAAGCGCGACAAGCCGGGTGGGCGGGCCTATGTCTATCAGGACGAGGGCTTCACCTTCGACGCGGGGCCGACGGTGATCACCGATCCGAGCGCGCTCGAGGAACTGTTCACGGCAGCGGGCGCAACGCTTTCCGACTATGTGACGCTCCTGCCGGTGAACCCGTTCTACCGGTTGTGCTGGGAAGACGGCACGGTCTTCGACTACGCCAACGACCAGAGCGAGATGGACCGGCAGATCCTGGCGCTCAACCCGAAGGACGTCGAGGGCTACCGGCGCTTCCTCGACTATTCGCGCGCCGTCTTCGAGGAGGGATACTTGAAGCTCGGCGCCGTGCCCTTCCTGCATTTCCGCGACATGGTGCGCGCCGGCCCGCAGCTCATGAAGCTCCAGGCCTGGCGCTCGGTCTATTCGAAGGTCTCGCAATATATCGAGGAGGAGCACCTTCGGCAGGCTTTCTCGTTCCACTCGCTGCTCGTCGGCGGCAACCCCTTCGCGACCTCGTCGATCTACGCGCTGATCCATGCGCTGGAGCGCGAGTGGGGCGTCTGGTTCCCGAAGGGCGGCACCGGCGCGCTGGTCGCCGGCATGGTGAAGCTCTTCCAGGACATCGGCGGCACCTTCGAGATGAACGCCGAGGTTGCCGCGATCGACGTCGAGGACAGCCGAGCCGAGGGCGTGCGCCTGAAGGACGGGCGGCACTTCACGGCCGATCTCGTCGCATCCAACGCTGACGTCGTCCACACCTATGCCGGGCTTCTCGCGCACAAGCCGCGCGGGCGGGAGACGGCGCGGGCGCTCAAGCGCAAGCGCTTCTCGATGTCGCTCTTCGTCCTGTATTTCGGGCTCTCGAAGCACCAGAGCCAGCTCGCGCACCACACCGTGCTCTTCGGGCCGCGCTACCGGCCGCTGATCGACGAGATCTTCAAGGGCCCTAAGCTCGCGACCGACTTCTCGCTCTATCTGCACAGCCCCTGCGCGACCGATCCCTCGCTCGCACCCGACGGCATGGGGAGCTATTACGTCCTCTCGCCCGTACCGCATCTCGGCTCTGCCGACATCGACTGGGCGCGGGAGGGGCCGCACTATCGCGAGCGCGTTTTCGACTATCTGGAGGCGCGCTATATGCCGAACCTTCGCCGCGATCTCGTGACCCACCGCATCTTCACGCCCTTCGACTTCCGAGACGAACTGAACGCCCATCTCGGCAGCGCCTTCTCGCTCGACCCGGTGCTGACGCAGTCGGCGTGGTTCCGCACACACAATCGCGACGACGAGATACGCAACCTCTATTTCGTCGGCGCCGGCACGCATCCGGGCGCGGGCGTTCCGGGCGTCGTCGCCTCGGCCAAGGCGACGGCGGGGCTGATCCTCGGCGATGGCTGA
- a CDS encoding class 1 fructose-bisphosphatase encodes MTTLRSALATHAGTPLADAASCVGELAAAAAALFAMIGNGGAEGGADATGIGNSGGDLQKALDVAADRLFVDAARRSPVSFYGSEEQDDAVPMAAGGTLALAIDPLDGSSNIETNVSIGTIFSILPGEGRNADDIFRQPGRAQLAAGFFVYGPQLLLVVSFGAGTTTYAYRPASGEYEVLIERMAIPEAAKEFAINASNQRHWGEPVRRYIAGCLAGKEGPRGRDFNMRWVASAVADAYRIFLRGGIYLYPGDTRKGYDKGRIRLTYEASPIAFLAENAGGAATDGLTPILDIVPEGLHQRTPVVFGSREEVVEFGRVFADPDSIGENFGALGERPIAPL; translated from the coding sequence ATGACGACGCTTCGCTCCGCCCTTGCCACCCATGCCGGCACGCCGCTGGCGGACGCCGCCTCCTGCGTCGGCGAACTCGCCGCCGCAGCCGCCGCGCTTTTCGCGATGATCGGCAACGGTGGCGCGGAAGGCGGGGCCGACGCGACCGGGATCGGCAATTCGGGCGGCGACCTGCAGAAGGCGCTGGACGTGGCGGCCGACCGGCTCTTCGTGGACGCGGCCCGCCGTTCGCCCGTTTCCTTCTACGGCTCCGAGGAACAGGACGACGCCGTGCCGATGGCGGCGGGCGGCACGCTGGCGCTCGCCATCGACCCGCTCGACGGCTCCTCCAACATCGAGACCAACGTCTCGATCGGCACGATCTTCTCGATCCTGCCGGGCGAGGGACGCAATGCCGACGATATTTTCCGCCAGCCCGGCCGGGCGCAGCTGGCCGCGGGTTTCTTCGTCTATGGCCCGCAGCTTCTTCTCGTCGTCTCCTTCGGCGCGGGCACGACCACCTATGCCTACCGTCCGGCGAGCGGCGAATACGAGGTGCTGATCGAGCGTATGGCGATCCCCGAGGCGGCAAAGGAGTTCGCGATCAACGCCTCCAACCAGCGGCACTGGGGCGAGCCGGTGCGCCGCTACATCGCCGGCTGCCTCGCCGGCAAGGAGGGGCCGCGCGGGCGCGACTTCAACATGCGCTGGGTGGCCTCGGCCGTTGCCGACGCCTACCGCATCTTCCTGCGCGGCGGCATCTACCTCTATCCGGGCGACACGCGAAAGGGCTACGACAAGGGCCGCATCCGCCTGACCTACGAGGCGAGCCCCATCGCCTTCCTCGCCGAGAATGCGGGCGGCGCGGCGACGGACGGGCTGACGCCGATCCTCGACATCGTGCCCGAAGGCCTGCACCAGCGCACGCCCGTCGTCTTCGGCTCACGGGAGGAAGTGGTCGAGTTCGGCCGCGTCTTCGCCGATCCAGATTCCATCGGCGAGAATTTCGGCGCGCTCGGCGAGCGGCCGATCGCACCGCTCTGA
- the crtY gene encoding lycopene beta-cyclase CrtY gives MTGADLVIVGAGLSGGLLAWRLAEVRPELNFIAVEAGTKAGGNHTWSFHDGDLTADGAKWLAPFVVHRWPSYEVRFPARRRTIGTGYATVTSDRFHEILQGRLGDRLRLNAPVETIAPTSVVLAGGERIEAGAVIDARGPRALAHLDVGYQKFLGQEVEFERPHGLAAPIVMDATVAQDDGYRFVYSLPFSSTRMLIEDTYYADGDALAQEGLRKRIADYAARAGWGSFRVVREEEGILPIALGGDYPAHLASLGGVPTIGLAAGLFHPTTGYSLPDAVRTADLVAGLPDLASQPVGQAIATDARERWAERGYFRALNRMLFRAGEPAERYRVLEHFHRLPEALIARFYAGRLTAADKARILIGKPPVPVANALRVLMKGSK, from the coding sequence GTGACGGGGGCCGACCTCGTCATCGTCGGCGCCGGCTTGTCCGGCGGGCTTCTCGCCTGGCGGCTTGCCGAGGTGCGGCCCGAACTGAACTTCATCGCCGTGGAGGCGGGAACAAAGGCCGGCGGCAATCACACCTGGTCCTTCCATGACGGCGACCTGACCGCGGACGGCGCGAAGTGGCTCGCGCCCTTCGTCGTCCATCGCTGGCCGTCCTACGAGGTGCGCTTCCCGGCGCGCCGCCGTACGATCGGCACCGGTTATGCCACTGTGACCAGCGACCGTTTTCACGAAATTCTGCAAGGCCGCCTCGGCGACCGCCTTCGCCTGAATGCACCCGTGGAGACGATCGCGCCGACGAGCGTCGTTCTCGCCGGCGGCGAACGCATAGAGGCCGGTGCGGTGATCGACGCTCGCGGCCCGCGCGCCCTGGCCCATCTCGACGTCGGCTACCAGAAGTTCCTCGGGCAGGAGGTCGAGTTCGAGCGCCCGCACGGTCTCGCCGCCCCGATCGTGATGGACGCGACGGTCGCGCAGGACGACGGCTATCGCTTCGTTTATAGCCTGCCGTTCTCGTCCACGCGGATGCTGATCGAAGACACCTACTATGCCGATGGAGACGCGCTGGCGCAGGAAGGCCTGCGCAAGCGTATCGCCGACTACGCCGCGAGGGCCGGCTGGGGTTCCTTCAGGGTCGTACGCGAGGAGGAGGGCATCCTGCCGATCGCGCTCGGCGGGGACTATCCCGCGCATCTCGCTTCGCTCGGCGGCGTGCCGACGATCGGGCTGGCGGCGGGGCTCTTCCATCCGACCACGGGCTACTCGCTGCCGGATGCCGTGCGCACGGCCGATCTCGTCGCCGGGTTGCCGGACCTCGCCTCCCAGCCGGTCGGACAGGCGATCGCAACGGATGCCCGCGAACGCTGGGCAGAGCGCGGCTATTTCCGCGCGCTCAACCGGATGCTGTTCCGGGCCGGGGAGCCGGCGGAGCGCTACCGCGTGCTCGAGCATTTCCATCGCTTGCCGGAGGCGCTGATCGCGCGCTTCTACGCTGGACGCCTCACCGCCGCCGACAAGGCCCGCATCCTGATCGGCAAGCCGCCGGTGCCGGTCGCCAACGCGCTGCGCGTTCTCATGAAAGGATCGAAATGA
- a CDS encoding sterol desaturase family protein translates to MTLTSWPVLIAVAVAVFLVMEVVAWAAHKYIMHGWGWGWHESHHEPHDDTFEKNDLYAVVFAVFAVALFALGHVLEWPLVTAVATGITLYGLFYFIVHDGLVHQRWPFRYIPHRGYAKRLVQAHRLHHAVKGKDDCVSFGFLYAPPVDQLAAQLKASGKVAAEQEERRTLH, encoded by the coding sequence ATGACCCTGACGAGTTGGCCCGTTCTCATCGCGGTGGCCGTCGCGGTGTTTCTGGTGATGGAGGTCGTTGCGTGGGCCGCGCACAAATACATCATGCACGGCTGGGGATGGGGCTGGCACGAAAGCCATCACGAGCCGCACGACGACACGTTCGAGAAGAACGACCTCTATGCCGTCGTTTTCGCGGTTTTCGCTGTCGCCTTGTTCGCCCTCGGCCACGTCCTCGAATGGCCGCTGGTGACGGCAGTGGCCACTGGCATCACGCTCTACGGCCTCTTCTACTTCATCGTCCATGACGGGCTGGTGCATCAGCGCTGGCCGTTCCGCTACATCCCCCATCGCGGCTACGCCAAGCGCCTCGTGCAGGCTCACCGGCTGCATCACGCGGTGAAAGGCAAGGACGATTGCGTCTCGTTCGGCTTCCTTTACGCGCCGCCGGTCGATCAGCTCGCGGCCCAGCTCAAGGCCTCCGGCAAGGTCGCGGCCGAGCAGGAAGAGCGCCGCACGTTGCACTGA